The proteins below are encoded in one region of Ereboglobus luteus:
- a CDS encoding rhomboid family intramembrane serine protease: MSWLNRIERRLEPFAIPHLTLIIVAGQLLMLVAIRFLGIFAWEDCVLMPSAVLRGEWWRLITFAFFPPTFSPFWAAFALYMIYLFGSALEHYWGEVRFNLFLLCGYVLTVGVAFITPNAIATNIFISGSLFLAFAYLNPEFEIMVFFILPVKIKWLALITWIGYAFTFFTGGLSAKLMVVASVGNFLIFFSGDLARRIRSGRRRMATQADRIAQQSDTPMMRNRCHVCGKTSQTHPQEDFRYCSKCEGEYCYCSEHIRNHEHVRAPKTPGRDEKE, from the coding sequence ATGTCCTGGCTTAACCGCATCGAGCGACGGCTCGAACCTTTCGCAATTCCACACCTCACGCTCATCATCGTGGCGGGGCAGTTGTTAATGCTGGTTGCGATCAGGTTTCTCGGCATTTTCGCTTGGGAGGATTGCGTGCTCATGCCGTCGGCCGTGCTCCGCGGCGAATGGTGGAGGCTGATCACGTTCGCGTTTTTTCCGCCCACGTTCAGCCCGTTCTGGGCCGCGTTCGCGCTCTACATGATTTATTTGTTCGGCTCGGCGCTGGAGCATTATTGGGGCGAGGTGCGCTTCAACTTGTTTTTGCTCTGCGGCTACGTGCTCACGGTGGGCGTCGCGTTCATCACGCCAAACGCCATCGCGACCAACATTTTTATCAGCGGCTCGCTGTTTCTCGCGTTTGCGTATCTGAATCCCGAGTTCGAGATCATGGTGTTTTTCATCCTGCCGGTGAAAATCAAGTGGCTCGCGCTGATCACGTGGATTGGCTACGCGTTCACGTTTTTCACGGGCGGACTATCGGCGAAACTGATGGTCGTGGCGTCGGTGGGAAACTTTCTGATCTTTTTCTCGGGAGACCTGGCGCGACGGATTCGCTCGGGACGGCGGCGCATGGCAACACAGGCCGACCGGATCGCGCAGCAAAGCGACACGCCGATGATGCGCAATCGTTGTCATGTTTGCGGCAAGACGAGCCAGACGCACCCGCAGGAGGATTTTCGCTACTGCTCTAAATGCGAGGGCGAGTATTGCTACTGCTCCGAGCACATCCGCAACCATGAGCACGTGCGCGCCCCAAAAACGCCCGGCCGCGATGAGAAAGAATAA
- the prmB gene encoding 50S ribosomal protein L3 N(5)-glutamine methyltransferase produces MKQSSRNAQTPPASLPVTSQLATLRDWLAFAEDAYARAGLALGQIATNAHDEALYLLLRTLDWPLDSDASVLDKRIAPAQRTALRAMLRRRVIERVPAAYITREAFLGGNRYYVDERVLIPRSYFLELIPAQLDCWLPQNGKGARRVVDVCTGSGCLAIELAHHFPNARVDAIDLSADALDVAKINVREHRLSRRVKLYRSDVFDAVPAPKSPAEKYDVILSNPPYEPSRICDDLPVEFQKEPRLALDGGRDGLDIIRKLLAQARDRLAPHGIVVIEVGGLRRAMEGAFGALGLHWLHTEDGSDCVCLVQAKHLLTSKSPAI; encoded by the coding sequence ATGAAACAATCGTCGCGCAACGCACAGACGCCTCCCGCCTCGCTGCCGGTGACCTCGCAACTGGCGACGCTGCGCGACTGGCTCGCGTTTGCGGAGGACGCGTATGCGCGCGCGGGGCTGGCGCTCGGGCAGATCGCAACCAACGCGCACGACGAGGCGCTGTATCTTTTGCTGCGCACACTCGACTGGCCGCTCGACAGCGATGCCTCGGTTTTGGACAAACGCATCGCGCCCGCGCAACGAACCGCCTTGCGCGCGATGCTCCGGCGGCGGGTGATCGAGCGCGTGCCGGCGGCGTATATCACGCGCGAGGCGTTCCTGGGCGGAAACCGTTATTATGTGGATGAGCGCGTGCTGATTCCGCGATCGTATTTTCTGGAACTCATCCCCGCGCAGCTGGATTGCTGGCTGCCGCAAAACGGCAAGGGTGCGAGGCGCGTCGTGGATGTGTGCACGGGCTCGGGATGCCTGGCGATTGAGCTGGCGCATCATTTTCCAAATGCGCGGGTCGATGCGATCGACCTGTCGGCGGACGCGCTCGATGTTGCAAAAATCAACGTGCGCGAACACCGGCTTTCCAGGCGCGTGAAATTATACCGCAGCGATGTGTTTGACGCGGTGCCCGCGCCAAAATCGCCGGCAGAAAAATACGATGTGATCCTGAGCAATCCGCCCTACGAGCCGTCGCGCATTTGCGATGACCTGCCGGTGGAGTTTCAAAAGGAGCCTCGCCTCGCGCTCGACGGCGGACGCGACGGGCTCGACATCATTCGCAAGCTGCTCGCGCAGGCAAGGGACCGGCTCGCGCCGCACGGAATCGTCGTGATCGAAGTGGGCGGCCTGCGCCGCGCGATGGAAGGCGCGTTTGGCGCGCTCGGGCTGCACTGGCTGCACACCGAAGACGGAAGCGACTGCGTGTGCCTCGTGCAGGCAAAACACCTGCTGACATCGAAGTCGCCCGCAATTTGA
- a CDS encoding histidine triad nucleotide-binding protein yields the protein MSKTLFQRIIDREIPSKIEYEDDQCIVLHDIEPQAPVHLLIVPKRVIARAAESIPDSPDEQLLGHLITTAGVVAKKLGLERGFRLVINNGPDACETVPHFHMHMLARRQMAWPPG from the coding sequence ATGAGCAAAACCTTATTCCAGCGCATCATCGACCGCGAGATTCCGTCGAAAATCGAATACGAGGACGACCAGTGCATCGTCCTCCACGACATCGAGCCGCAGGCTCCCGTGCATTTGCTTATCGTGCCCAAGCGCGTGATCGCGCGCGCCGCGGAATCCATTCCCGATTCGCCGGACGAGCAACTCCTCGGGCATCTCATAACGACTGCCGGCGTCGTTGCCAAAAAACTCGGTCTCGAACGCGGTTTCCGTCTTGTCATCAACAACGGTCCCGACGCTTGCGAAACGGTTCCGCATTTCCACATGCACATGCTCGCCCGGCGCCAGATGGCCTGGCCTCCGGGTTGA
- the tgt gene encoding tRNA guanosine(34) transglycosylase Tgt, with the protein MPSVPHFELLKTDTATAARRARLTTRHGVVQTPIFMPVGTQGTVKAVTPVQLREIGAQIILGNTYHLNIRPTSELIRDMGGLHKFMGWDGPILTDSGGFQVFSLAKLRDIRPDGVAFQSHLDGAKLFLGPREVMTIQQNLGSDIAMVLDECPPFPCERDVCAHSVARTFEWAKQCKQIATDNGFLAAGHHVFAIAQGSTYDDIRREAAEALASLDFPGYAIGGVSVGEPEPEMLQQVSASVKYLPAHKPRYTMGLGTPPQMLKMIAMGVDMFDCVMPTRVARNGLVFTPDGPINLRNEKYRADPRPISDEVQNYTTNFSRAYLRHLTTSNEMLAGTLLSMHNLHFFLDLMAQARARIEAGDYATWHRAWITRYEAGSK; encoded by the coding sequence ATGCCTTCTGTTCCGCATTTCGAACTCCTCAAAACCGATACGGCCACAGCAGCGCGTCGCGCGCGGCTGACAACGCGCCACGGCGTCGTGCAAACGCCCATCTTCATGCCCGTCGGCACGCAGGGCACAGTGAAAGCCGTCACGCCCGTGCAGCTTCGCGAAATCGGCGCGCAGATTATTCTCGGCAACACGTATCATCTCAACATCCGCCCCACCAGCGAACTCATCCGCGACATGGGCGGCCTGCATAAATTCATGGGCTGGGACGGCCCCATCCTCACCGACAGCGGCGGCTTCCAAGTTTTCTCGCTCGCCAAACTCCGCGACATCCGGCCCGACGGCGTCGCGTTTCAATCGCACCTCGACGGCGCGAAACTTTTCCTCGGCCCGCGCGAGGTCATGACGATCCAGCAAAACCTCGGCAGCGACATCGCCATGGTTTTGGACGAGTGTCCGCCCTTCCCTTGCGAGCGCGACGTGTGCGCGCATTCCGTCGCGCGCACCTTCGAGTGGGCGAAACAATGCAAGCAGATCGCCACCGACAACGGTTTCCTCGCCGCCGGCCACCACGTCTTCGCCATCGCGCAAGGCTCCACCTACGACGACATCCGCCGCGAGGCCGCCGAGGCGCTCGCCTCGCTCGACTTCCCCGGCTACGCCATCGGCGGCGTGAGCGTCGGCGAGCCCGAGCCGGAAATGCTCCAGCAAGTTTCCGCCTCGGTAAAATACCTCCCCGCGCACAAGCCCCGCTACACGATGGGCCTCGGCACCCCGCCGCAAATGCTCAAGATGATCGCGATGGGCGTGGACATGTTTGATTGCGTGATGCCCACGCGCGTCGCCCGCAACGGACTCGTCTTCACGCCCGACGGCCCGATCAACCTGCGCAATGAAAAATACCGCGCCGACCCGCGCCCCATCAGCGACGAAGTGCAAAACTACACGACCAATTTTTCGCGCGCCTACCTGCGCCATCTCACCACGTCGAACGAGATGCTGGCCGGCACGCTCCTCTCGATGCACAACTTGCACTTCTTCCTCGACCTCATGGCGCAAGCCCGCGCGCGCATCGAGGCGGGCGACTACGCGACATGGCACCGCGCATGGATAACACGCTACGAAGCCGGATCCAAGTAG
- a CDS encoding glycosyltransferase family 4 protein: protein MIPYVLFYLGYDDDRGGICSFLRALSTAAAPHFEMTLGVNEAAQFDRLALPVIEFPIINGETISPRTFLRARIIARAAREWLRADPRRVFHGCSRTGLLVALWLAHWGERRVAATVHHYGRHRWFYRRAARTLTPGKRLFFLSPEMSRYYGLPPQSWDDCLPPCIVPGTRASCPQNEPPKLFENTKRAGFPRSRGEIIRAAGIGAIVRWKRWEFVLDALAQLPAYIRAQWHFTHIGANDGTEDSIRYERELRERTRALNLETRVTWLGQQPSSAPLLRETDVLLVPSDNEPFSIARIEAFDADVPSISADSGGARDLITTTPPVNGWFFRTGDAADLARALAHLAETNALAQARIDRDSLRRFSADHSARQHAQVYAGLLES from the coding sequence ATGATTCCCTACGTCCTTTTCTACCTCGGCTACGACGACGACCGCGGCGGCATCTGCTCGTTTCTCCGCGCGCTCTCGACCGCCGCCGCGCCGCATTTCGAAATGACGCTCGGCGTCAACGAAGCCGCGCAATTCGACCGCCTCGCGCTTCCTGTTATCGAGTTTCCAATCATCAATGGCGAAACGATTTCCCCTCGCACATTTTTGCGCGCCCGCATCATAGCCCGCGCCGCGCGCGAATGGCTCCGCGCCGATCCGCGCCGCGTTTTTCACGGATGTTCGCGCACCGGCCTTCTTGTCGCGCTCTGGCTCGCGCACTGGGGCGAGCGCCGTGTCGCCGCCACCGTGCATCATTACGGACGCCATCGTTGGTTTTACCGTCGTGCCGCGCGCACACTCACCCCCGGCAAACGCCTGTTTTTTCTGAGCCCGGAAATGTCCCGTTACTACGGCCTGCCGCCGCAAAGCTGGGACGACTGCCTGCCGCCATGCATTGTCCCGGGAACGCGGGCATCTTGCCCGCAAAACGAACCGCCCAAATTATTCGAAAATACAAAGCGGGCAGGATTCCCGCGCTCCCGAGGCGAAATCATCCGCGCCGCCGGCATTGGCGCGATTGTGCGCTGGAAGCGCTGGGAATTCGTGCTCGACGCACTCGCGCAACTGCCCGCGTATATTCGCGCGCAATGGCACTTCACGCACATCGGCGCGAACGACGGCACGGAGGATTCCATCCGCTACGAACGCGAACTGCGCGAACGCACGCGCGCGCTCAATCTCGAAACCCGCGTGACGTGGCTCGGCCAGCAACCCTCCTCCGCCCCGCTTCTCCGCGAAACCGACGTGCTCCTTGTCCCATCGGACAACGAACCTTTTTCGATCGCCCGAATCGAGGCGTTCGACGCCGATGTCCCCTCGATTTCAGCGGACTCGGGCGGTGCGCGTGATCTCATCACAACAACGCCCCCGGTAAACGGCTGGTTTTTCCGCACCGGAGACGCCGCGGATCTCGCGCGTGCGCTCGCGCATCTCGCGGAGACAAACGCGCTCGCCCAAGCGCGCATCGACCGCGACAGCCTGCGCCGGTTTTCCGCCGACCACTCCGCCCGGCAACACGCGCAAGTGTATGCCGGATTGCTCGAGTCCTGA
- a CDS encoding DUF1570 domain-containing protein: MESPVSSRIILQNATIFEGLRTVYHEYVHSLVAAMGLRPPLYINEGLAEVFSTFSSRRETVSLGTAPSWHLRALRESKWLPFETVFTVDTNSPYYNETKHARMFYAQSWVFMHYIICGQNTGLMKADRLDVFTNLCETPGVSTADALQQAFGLNQKKLSRTLKSYASGGRYTVVNRKVPVGSILKQITSKPADSLEHEMELITVKGRTDRAHDAEFQLLQLSERNPKNPRIYELLAEVRAAGNNPAAAHEYWRKAVENNSTNPLAYVWFLRSSREVENSSLKRIMPGFVSTELRKLVDRALELAPDCMEAYELLAMIESQSPEIRVEKINKVLEALSSMRHRSKTYHALAIIYWRLKRYADAEAVIKVMSVDPRTDYKAKRAAREVLREIARETGKPVPAPLPPKI, from the coding sequence ATGGAAAGTCCGGTCAGCTCCCGCATCATTTTGCAGAACGCGACGATTTTTGAGGGATTGAGAACAGTTTACCATGAATACGTCCACTCGCTTGTCGCGGCCATGGGGTTGCGTCCTCCGCTTTATATTAACGAGGGGCTTGCCGAGGTTTTTTCCACTTTCTCATCAAGGAGGGAAACCGTGTCGCTTGGCACAGCACCCTCGTGGCACCTCCGCGCCCTCAGAGAGTCGAAATGGCTGCCCTTTGAGACCGTTTTCACTGTTGATACCAATAGCCCCTATTACAATGAGACAAAACATGCCCGGATGTTTTATGCGCAATCGTGGGTGTTCATGCATTATATAATATGCGGCCAGAACACCGGTCTCATGAAAGCCGACCGACTTGATGTGTTCACAAACCTCTGTGAAACGCCGGGCGTTTCGACAGCCGACGCGCTTCAACAAGCATTTGGGCTGAACCAAAAAAAATTGAGCCGGACTCTCAAGTCCTACGCGAGCGGCGGGCGTTATACTGTCGTGAATCGCAAGGTGCCGGTCGGGTCGATTCTAAAACAAATAACATCCAAACCCGCCGATTCGCTTGAGCATGAAATGGAGCTGATTACCGTCAAGGGGCGCACCGATAGGGCGCACGACGCCGAGTTTCAACTTCTGCAACTATCCGAGCGCAATCCGAAAAATCCCCGCATCTACGAATTGCTCGCCGAAGTCAGGGCCGCCGGAAACAATCCCGCCGCGGCCCACGAATACTGGCGCAAAGCGGTGGAAAATAATTCCACAAATCCGCTGGCTTATGTGTGGTTTTTGCGCAGTTCCCGCGAGGTCGAAAATTCATCATTGAAACGCATAATGCCCGGGTTCGTGAGCACCGAGCTGAGAAAACTGGTGGATCGCGCGCTCGAACTCGCGCCGGATTGCATGGAGGCATACGAGTTGCTTGCGATGATCGAATCGCAAAGCCCGGAAATCCGCGTGGAGAAAATAAACAAGGTTCTCGAAGCGCTCTCATCCATGCGCCACAGGTCCAAGACTTACCACGCGCTCGCCATCATTTACTGGCGCCTGAAAAGATACGCCGACGCCGAGGCGGTGATCAAGGTAATGTCCGTCGATCCGAGGACGGACTATAAGGCCAAACGCGCCGCGCGTGAAGTGCTTCGCGAAATCGCAAGGGAAACCGGCAAACCGGTGCCGGCACCCCTGCCTCCCAAAATATAA
- a CDS encoding Do family serine endopeptidase, with translation MKHAISTLALAFVFAASLFAAPPANPLPQLKIDDAAVGDGKSPALASYADAVEPAKKSVVSIASARFVRQRLPFPWFAPGANREYKVEGLGSGVIVSADGYILTNNHVVEDADELTVILSDDREFKARVIGTDPKTDVAVIKIDAKNLPLATLADSDKLRVGDIVFAIGNPLGIGQTVTMGIVSATGRRVGILAEVEGYEDFIQTDASINQGNSGGALIDAKGRLVGINSAIISPTRGNVGIGFAIPANLARNIMNNLVTSGKVTRGYFGASGEPLTPDLAEALDLPRDTRGVILNDVTPDGPADNAGLRRYDVITAINNRPVTNAADLRTHVAQLPPDTEVTVRIFRDGKAETAIVRLGKSGDALAYNELLPGVQVTRLTASQRRSLRISSSVDGLYVVKVDGDSPYKDWFAEGAVILEINRARASSVETARNSLVRGRNLFVVYSKGAVRTMVLVVK, from the coding sequence ATGAAACACGCCATTTCCACGCTCGCCCTTGCTTTCGTTTTTGCCGCGTCGCTTTTTGCCGCTCCTCCGGCCAATCCGCTGCCGCAGCTCAAAATCGACGACGCGGCGGTCGGCGACGGTAAATCGCCCGCGCTTGCAAGTTACGCCGACGCCGTGGAACCCGCGAAAAAATCCGTCGTGTCCATCGCCTCGGCGCGCTTTGTGCGGCAGCGGCTGCCGTTCCCGTGGTTCGCGCCGGGGGCGAATCGCGAATACAAGGTCGAGGGCCTCGGCTCGGGCGTGATCGTGTCCGCCGACGGTTACATCCTGACCAATAATCATGTCGTCGAGGACGCGGACGAGTTGACGGTGATACTGTCCGACGATCGCGAGTTCAAGGCGCGCGTCATCGGCACCGACCCGAAAACCGACGTGGCCGTCATCAAGATCGACGCAAAAAACCTTCCCCTCGCCACGCTTGCCGACAGCGACAAGTTGCGCGTCGGCGACATCGTGTTCGCAATCGGCAATCCGCTCGGCATCGGGCAAACCGTGACGATGGGCATCGTCTCCGCCACGGGCCGGCGCGTCGGCATCCTGGCCGAGGTCGAGGGCTACGAGGACTTCATCCAGACGGACGCCTCGATCAACCAGGGCAACAGCGGCGGCGCGCTCATCGACGCGAAGGGGCGCCTCGTGGGCATCAACAGCGCGATCATTTCGCCCACGCGCGGCAATGTGGGCATCGGGTTTGCGATTCCGGCAAACCTCGCCCGCAACATCATGAACAATCTCGTGACAAGCGGCAAAGTCACGCGCGGTTATTTCGGCGCAAGCGGCGAACCCCTCACGCCCGACCTCGCCGAGGCGCTCGACCTGCCGCGCGACACACGGGGCGTAATCCTCAACGACGTGACGCCCGACGGTCCGGCGGACAACGCGGGCCTGCGCCGCTACGACGTGATCACGGCAATCAACAACCGTCCCGTGACAAACGCCGCCGACCTGCGCACGCACGTCGCGCAACTCCCGCCCGACACCGAGGTGACCGTGAGGATTTTCCGCGACGGCAAGGCTGAAACCGCGATCGTGCGCCTTGGCAAATCGGGCGACGCGCTCGCCTACAACGAACTGCTGCCCGGCGTGCAGGTCACGCGCCTGACCGCAAGCCAGCGCCGCTCGCTGCGCATCTCAAGCAGCGTGGACGGCCTGTATGTCGTAAAAGTGGACGGCGACTCGCCCTACAAGGACTGGTTTGCCGAAGGCGCGGTGATTCTGGAAATCAACCGCGCAAGGGCGTCCAGTGTTGAAACCGCGCGCAACTCGCTCGTGCGCGGACGAAACCTGTTTGTCGTTTATTCAAAGGGCGCGGTGCGCACGATGGTGCTCGTGGTGAAGTGA
- a CDS encoding DegT/DnrJ/EryC1/StrS family aminotransferase produces MKVPFLDLSIQHKAIREDALAALAATYDATRFCLGKDVEDFEKNFSATFGHSRALGMNSGTSPLHVAAICGGFGPGDEVLVPTFTFISSAWCISYTGATPRFVDIEEGTLNMDPEKIEAAITPKTKGMVVVHLFGQPARMDEIMAIARKHNLFVIEDCAQAVGARYKGAPVGTIGDAGTFSFYPTKNLGGCGEGGLFVSGRDDVFEKARILRVHGSSRRYHHDMVGFNYRMDGFQGAVLNVKLPRLAAWNARRQAIAKRYMAEIKLADVIMPQVVDYGASVYHQFTIRHPRRDALREHLAKREVGTDLIYPVALHQQACYAGLGYKAGSLPVAEKACATCVSLPIFPELTDEQVGHVIESVNTF; encoded by the coding sequence ATGAAAGTTCCGTTCCTCGACCTCTCCATTCAACACAAGGCGATTCGCGAAGACGCGCTGGCCGCGCTGGCGGCCACGTATGACGCGACGCGTTTTTGCCTCGGCAAGGACGTCGAGGATTTTGAAAAAAACTTTTCCGCGACGTTCGGCCATTCGCGCGCCCTCGGCATGAACAGCGGCACGTCGCCGCTTCATGTGGCCGCGATTTGCGGAGGCTTCGGGCCGGGCGACGAGGTGCTCGTGCCGACATTCACGTTCATCTCGTCCGCGTGGTGCATCAGCTACACGGGCGCGACGCCGAGGTTTGTCGATATCGAGGAGGGCACGCTCAACATGGATCCGGAAAAGATCGAGGCGGCAATCACCCCGAAAACAAAAGGCATGGTCGTGGTGCATTTGTTCGGGCAGCCGGCGCGCATGGATGAAATCATGGCGATCGCGCGCAAGCACAACCTGTTCGTGATCGAAGATTGCGCGCAGGCCGTGGGCGCGCGCTACAAGGGCGCGCCCGTGGGAACGATCGGCGACGCGGGCACGTTTAGTTTTTACCCGACAAAAAATCTCGGCGGCTGCGGCGAGGGCGGCCTGTTTGTGTCGGGGCGCGACGATGTTTTTGAAAAGGCGCGCATCCTGCGCGTGCATGGTTCGTCGCGGCGCTATCATCACGACATGGTCGGTTTTAACTATCGCATGGACGGGTTTCAGGGCGCGGTGCTCAATGTGAAACTGCCGCGTCTCGCCGCGTGGAACGCGCGGCGCCAGGCCATCGCGAAACGCTACATGGCCGAAATCAAGCTCGCCGATGTGATCATGCCTCAAGTGGTTGATTACGGCGCGAGCGTGTATCACCAGTTCACGATCCGCCATCCGCGCCGCGACGCGCTGCGCGAACATCTCGCGAAACGCGAGGTGGGCACGGATTTGATTTACCCGGTGGCGCTGCACCAGCAGGCGTGTTACGCGGGGCTCGGTTACAAGGCGGGCTCGCTGCCCGTGGCGGAAAAAGCATGCGCGACCTGCGTGAGCCTGCCGATCTTCCCCGAGCTGACCGACGAACAGGTGGGCCACGTCATCGAGTCGGTGAACACATTCTAA
- a CDS encoding KamA family radical SAM protein codes for MAYTEDRAAWFEGQGLWQHVPASDWNDWVWQLKNRITTLDELEKYMVLTQDERRGIAFAGHKLSLAITPHFFNLIDRNNPNCPVRLQVIPREGESIISREEMLDSLGEDEHSPVPGLVHRYPDRVLFLVTDRCASYCRYCTRSRLVSNAQDYNFHPEYEQGLRYIESHPEVRDVLLSGGDPLLLSDKKLEHLLSRLRAIKHVEFIRIGSRIPVFLPQRITPALCDIFKKYGPIWMSIHVNHPKECTADLRAACERLSFAGVPLGNQSVLLRGVNDDAGTMKTLVHRLLQMRVRPYYLYQMDLITGGSHFKVDVRKGLEIIHALRGHTTGYAIPQYVIDAPGGGGKVPINPDYIEKITDEEVVFKNYEGQTYRYPLTNTPVTRTIKSASTT; via the coding sequence ATGGCCTACACTGAAGATCGCGCAGCCTGGTTTGAAGGGCAAGGACTCTGGCAGCACGTCCCGGCGTCCGATTGGAACGACTGGGTCTGGCAGCTCAAGAACCGCATCACCACGCTCGACGAGCTTGAGAAATACATGGTGCTCACGCAGGACGAGCGACGGGGCATCGCCTTCGCGGGGCACAAGCTCTCCCTCGCAATCACGCCCCACTTTTTTAATCTCATCGACCGAAACAACCCCAACTGCCCCGTCCGCCTCCAAGTTATTCCGCGCGAGGGAGAGTCAATCATCAGCCGCGAGGAAATGCTCGACTCGCTCGGCGAGGACGAGCACTCGCCCGTGCCCGGCCTCGTGCACCGCTATCCGGATCGCGTGCTGTTTCTTGTCACGGATCGCTGCGCCTCGTATTGCCGCTATTGCACGCGCAGCCGCCTCGTGAGCAACGCGCAGGATTACAATTTTCATCCCGAATACGAGCAGGGCCTGCGCTACATCGAGTCGCACCCCGAGGTGCGCGACGTGCTTCTCTCCGGCGGCGACCCGCTCCTCCTTTCCGACAAAAAACTGGAGCATCTGCTCAGCCGCCTTCGCGCGATCAAGCACGTCGAGTTCATCCGCATCGGCTCGCGCATCCCGGTGTTTCTTCCACAGCGCATCACGCCCGCGCTCTGCGATATTTTCAAAAAATACGGCCCAATCTGGATGAGCATTCACGTGAACCATCCCAAGGAATGCACCGCCGACCTCCGCGCCGCGTGCGAACGCCTCAGCTTTGCGGGTGTCCCGCTCGGCAACCAAAGCGTGCTGCTGCGCGGCGTGAACGACGATGCCGGGACGATGAAAACGCTTGTTCACCGCCTGCTCCAAATGCGCGTGCGCCCGTATTACCTGTATCAAATGGACCTCATCACGGGCGGCTCGCACTTCAAGGTCGACGTGCGCAAGGGTCTCGAAATCATCCACGCCCTCCGCGGCCACACGACCGGCTACGCCATCCCCCAATACGTAATTGATGCGCCCGGCGGCGGCGGCAAAGTCCCGATCAACCCCGACTACATCGAAAAAATCACCGACGAGGAAGTCGTTTTCAAAAACTACGAAGGCCAAACCTACCGCTATCCGCTGACGAACACACCAGTGACGCGAACGATCAAATCTGCATCTACAACATAA